The Gemmatimonadota bacterium genome has a segment encoding these proteins:
- a CDS encoding OsmC family protein: MASFIRRATAVWQGTGKDGSGHLSSTSGALANTPYGFAARFVSEDGQAGTNPEELIGAAHAGCFTMALSFQLAGAGFTPESLTTIAHVTVEKKEAGFEVTGITLELNGKVPGISGEQFQQLATNAKLGCPISKALAAVPITLQATLG, encoded by the coding sequence ATGGCATCATTCATTCGACGCGCGACGGCGGTATGGCAGGGCACGGGCAAGGACGGCTCGGGGCACCTATCGAGCACCAGCGGTGCGCTGGCCAACACGCCGTACGGCTTTGCGGCGCGTTTCGTGAGCGAGGACGGGCAGGCCGGGACCAACCCCGAGGAACTCATCGGGGCTGCGCACGCGGGGTGCTTCACCATGGCGCTCTCCTTCCAGCTCGCGGGCGCGGGATTCACGCCGGAGTCGCTGACGACCATCGCCCACGTGACGGTCGAAAAGAAGGAAGCGGGTTTCGAAGTCACCGGCATCACGCTCGAGCTGAACGGTAAGGTGCCGGGGATCAGTGGGGAACAGTTCCAGCAGCTGGCGACCAACGCCAAGCTGGGCTGCCCGATTTCCAAGGCGCTGGCCGCCGTACCGATCACCTTGCAGGCCACCCTGGGCTGA
- a CDS encoding pyridoxal-phosphate dependent enzyme, whose amino-acid sequence MTTIDDLRAAQERIRGKVHRTGQGSSEYLSRTSGARVSPKLELFQKTGSFKVRGVINTLAQLTPDERARGVVSMSAGNHAQALAWGATQLGVAATIVMPATAMASKVEATRGYGGTVVQTTDDLLATARGIMEREGRTLIHPFDDPRVIAGQGTVGLEILEDVPDVDVVLVGCGGGGLLSGVAAAVKALRPSARVIGIEPEGSAVMSLSLAAGSPQRLQINTTIADGLAPPFTGANAFAHVRALVDEVITVSEAQILDGMRVLMERCKLFVEPSAGAAVAPLLAPHPLIPHGARVVPIICGGNIDLAKVAVLFSAS is encoded by the coding sequence TTGACCACCATAGACGACCTCCGCGCCGCCCAGGAACGCATCAGGGGCAAGGTCCACCGCACCGGCCAGGGGAGCTCCGAGTACCTCTCCCGCACCTCCGGCGCCCGGGTTTCCCCCAAGCTGGAGCTGTTCCAGAAGACCGGGTCGTTCAAAGTCCGGGGGGTGATCAACACCCTCGCCCAGCTCACCCCCGACGAGCGGGCGCGCGGCGTCGTGTCCATGAGTGCGGGCAACCACGCGCAGGCGCTGGCCTGGGGAGCGACCCAACTTGGCGTTGCCGCCACCATCGTCATGCCGGCCACGGCCATGGCCAGCAAGGTCGAGGCAACACGCGGCTACGGCGGGACGGTGGTCCAGACGACGGACGACCTGCTCGCGACCGCGCGCGGCATCATGGAGCGCGAAGGGCGCACGCTCATCCATCCGTTCGACGACCCGCGCGTGATCGCCGGCCAGGGAACGGTGGGGCTCGAGATCCTCGAGGATGTCCCGGACGTGGATGTCGTCCTGGTGGGGTGCGGAGGTGGCGGGTTGCTCTCCGGCGTGGCCGCTGCGGTCAAGGCGCTCCGGCCGTCCGCCCGGGTGATCGGCATCGAGCCCGAGGGGTCCGCGGTGATGTCGCTCTCCCTTGCGGCGGGCAGTCCCCAACGACTCCAGATTAACACAACCATCGCCGATGGGTTGGCGCCGCCGTTCACGGGAGCGAACGCGTTTGCCCATGTGCGCGCGCTGGTCGACGAGGTCATCACGGTCAGCGAAGCGCAGATCCTGGACGGCATGCGCGTCCTCATGGAACGCTGCAAGCTCTTTGTGGAACCGTCGGCCGGTGCCGCTGTCGCACCGCTCCTCGCCCCACATCCGCTGATCCCGCACGGCGCCCGCGTGGTCCCGATCATCTGCGGCGGCAATATCGACCTGGCGAAGGTCGCCGTGCTGTTCAGCGCGTCCTGA
- a CDS encoding beta-lactamase family protein produces MRFLTCAFTLALLVTPAAGQSIATADIRRIDSVFAAYDRTTSPGCALGIYQNGAITYTRGYGMANLEHGIAISARTVFDIGSTSKQFAATAVVLLQQDGKLNLDDEVRTYIPELPAYQRPLTIRHMLNHTSGLRDYLTLMGLHGTDFDGVTGDQDALDLIVRQQALNFEPGAEFLYSNSGFFLLSQIVKRVSGKTLAQFAHERIFAPLGMHDTHFHDDHRMIVAQRATGYSPSTTGFAIDMSLFEQTGDGAVYTTIEDLIKWDGNFYTPTVGGERLLRDLHTRGKLNNDSTIAYALGLFVDEHRGLRRVRHGGSWAGYRAELLRFPEAKTAVATLCNLGTINPSALADAVAAIVLRDRLGPATAAAAAPALAAAAPRPTLPAPPPLTAAQATAYVGTYYAAEVDATYQVEADTNGVTMRIGRGVNERLPRSGEDTFGVPRGLSITFARDARGRVTRFAIDAGRVRGIVATRVATTPR; encoded by the coding sequence ATGCGATTCCTCACCTGCGCATTCACACTCGCGCTGCTGGTCACTCCGGCAGCCGGTCAATCCATCGCGACTGCGGACATCCGCCGCATCGACTCCGTCTTTGCCGCCTACGACCGCACGACCTCCCCTGGGTGTGCCCTCGGCATCTACCAGAACGGGGCGATCACCTACACGCGTGGGTACGGAATGGCGAATCTCGAACATGGGATCGCCATCTCGGCGCGCACCGTGTTCGACATCGGCTCCACATCCAAGCAGTTCGCCGCGACCGCCGTTGTCCTCCTGCAGCAGGACGGCAAGCTCAACCTTGACGACGAGGTGCGGACATACATCCCGGAGCTGCCCGCCTACCAGCGCCCGCTCACGATCCGCCATATGCTCAACCATACGAGCGGCTTGCGCGACTACCTCACCCTCATGGGGCTGCACGGCACGGACTTCGATGGCGTGACGGGCGACCAGGATGCCCTCGACCTCATCGTCCGGCAGCAGGCGCTCAACTTCGAGCCCGGCGCCGAGTTCCTGTACTCGAACTCCGGCTTCTTCCTGCTTTCACAGATCGTCAAGCGCGTGAGCGGCAAGACCCTCGCCCAGTTTGCGCACGAGCGGATCTTCGCTCCATTGGGCATGCACGACACGCACTTCCACGACGACCACCGCATGATCGTCGCGCAACGGGCGACCGGATACAGCCCGTCCACCACCGGCTTCGCCATCGACATGTCGCTGTTCGAGCAGACCGGGGACGGGGCGGTCTACACGACGATAGAAGACCTCATCAAGTGGGATGGCAACTTCTACACGCCCACCGTCGGTGGTGAACGCCTGCTACGCGACCTCCACACGCGGGGCAAGCTCAACAATGACTCCACCATCGCCTACGCCCTCGGCCTGTTTGTCGACGAACATCGCGGCTTGCGACGGGTGCGACATGGCGGCTCGTGGGCCGGCTATCGCGCCGAGCTGCTGCGCTTCCCGGAGGCAAAGACCGCGGTGGCGACCTTGTGCAACCTCGGCACCATCAATCCCAGCGCCCTCGCCGATGCGGTGGCCGCGATTGTACTCCGTGATCGCCTGGGACCGGCCACCGCGGCTGCCGCCGCGCCGGCCCTCGCCGCAGCGGCACCGCGCCCCACGCTCCCCGCGCCACCGCCCCTGACCGCGGCGCAGGCCACCGCCTATGTCGGCACCTACTACGCCGCCGAGGTGGACGCGACCTACCAGGTGGAAGCGGATACGAATGGAGTCACCATGCGCATCGGCCGGGGCGTGAACGAGCGACTTCCCCGATCCGGGGAGGATACCTTCGGCGTGCCGCGCGGACTGAGCATCACCTTTGCGCGCGACGCGCGCGGCCGCGTCACGCGCTTCGCGATCGATGCGGGTCGTGTGCGAGGTATTGTGGCGACGCGAGTGGCCACCACACCACGTTAG